In Segatella copri, the DNA window GAGGGAACATTTTGATGTTGGTGTCCTCACGAAATATAGATACATCTATGACATTTTTAGAGATGTCAATGCCTACAAATGATTTATTTTTCATATCTTTGCACCGCTTTACGAAAGGAACTCTCTATGTCAGGATAAGCCAAATCTTTTAAAAGCTGGGACGGACAGCTAATTCCCTAAAAGGCACTGAGTCTGACATTTCGGGCAGAGGAGACTATATCAAGGGAAAGGGCTTTGCCTAAGATTAAAAAGTTCACTACCTCTGTCTGGAGTTCCTTCCTTTTGAGGATTCCTCGCAAAGGTAGTGCCAAAAGCAACCAAGAGACTCTATCATGGTATAGTGATGGTCTTAAAACACTGTTAGTTCACTCCTGGTTGCTTGTTTTTCCCATTTCGATAATTGTCCGTCTCCACATACGGAGTACCTCGTTTTATAACGGCAAACATACGGAGTATCATCTTAAACTTGATTGCATTAAACACTATTCCACTGCATTTCTCCTTTCTCTTGCGTTCCCAGTAATCTCTGATGTTCGGAATGTGCTGCATGCAAACCAAACAGGCAATGGACAAATCTGCCTTTGCCTGTTTAAAACCTTTCTTAGAGACTGACGAGCCTTTTCTCACAGATGTACCAGATTCTTTCTTGAAAGGAGCGACACCAATATAGCAAGCGTATTTACGTGGGTTATCTATTGCCATGAAGTTTTCGGTCAAGACAATGGTTTCAAGTGCGACAACACGCCCAATACCAGGTATTGATGTCAGCAGGGAAAAGTTCTTGCTGATGTCCGCATCTTCTTTTATGTACATGTCAATTTCATTGTCTATGCCTTTAAGTGCATCATTGAGCGTTTTAAGTTGCCCATTCTTACGTTCCACAGACAAATCTGTGTCATACGCACATATATCATGAAGCTGCTGCTTGTAAAGGACTGACTGCTTGACTGTCTGCTTGCGTTCCGCCAAAAGCCTCTTCAACTTAAAATATACAGGAGAAGGAAGTTTTGATGGGTTGCGAAGAATCTTTCTGTGGTTCTGCTCACAGTAAATGGCTATGCGGAAAGAATCAAGCTCGTCAGTCTTGATGCGGTCGAGCGAACGCAGTCCATCATCCAAGTCTGGCTCAAAGCGATGCATCTTGCGAGGTTCCACCATCCTATAAATATAATGTTTCTCTTCCAACCACAGTCTAAAGTTTTGGGTGTAAAGTCCTGTATATTCCATACAGAACAAGACTATATCAAACCCCTTGCTTACCTTTGCCACCCATGAACCAATTTTCTTGAAACCTGCATTGTTGTTGCTCACCTTTATATGGGCTTTCTTCCAATCAATGCTTTCTCCGTCATAATAAGCAAGGTCGAGAGTCTGCTTTGAGACATCCACGCCTATGTAAAGTTCTTTATCCATAATTTTGACATTTAATAGTTAAATGGAATCAAGAAAGTTGGCTGGATTATATAAGGACTATGACATGAGAAAGGGCATACCTTGAAAGAAAGATAGTTCACCTTAACACCCATTAACCAAATATCCTAACTTGATTCCTGGGTGCAAAGGTAAAAGCTAAAACACTGCGGAGGTTCGCCCAAGTGGCTGGAGGCGCAAAGCCTCCAAGAAACGTTGCTGCAACCATTTCGGAGAATAGAGCGGTTGCCAATTAATCCACAAGCACATTTTACAGCGTACCAAGTGAGGGCATGTAAAACGTTGAATTGTTGAAGATAGGTGTTATCTTTATGAGAACCAACCACTTATACCCTCAACAAACTCTCAACAAATAGCTCTACACAACAAATTACTGGGCAAAAAAGAAAGAAAGGAATGGTGTTCATGGTTTTCTCTTTTCAACATTATCTTTCTTTTGTTGAGAGATTTGTTGAGAATATGTTGAGCCGTAAATGCCTGATGTTCAATACTTCTTTCATCATATTCAACAATTCAACAAAAATAAGGGGTGTTTTGTCCGTCATTTTTATGAACAGAACTCATCCCCCTACAAGTAAGAATGTCATGCTTATGCTTCAGTACTTATTCACGACAGTACGACAGCGCCAAGCCAACAAACAAGCAAGAGGACATTCAACTAAAGGCGGTTGTTCTTCTATTGAGTTGTAGGATAATGACACTACTTTTCTCTTTTGCCCCGTACAATCTCTTGAAGATGGTGGCACGAAACCGAGCTGCCCCGTATGAGTTTATACGGAAGCAAAGGGCAACAATCATCGGAAAGCCATACAACGTTTGCCAAATGCCATTGGAAGTTTCCTGTTTCTGTTGGACTTCCGACACCGTCAATAAACCATCCTTGTATATTGACCTTATCACAGCATGGAGTTTCATGGCGGTGACATGAAGCATATCAACCAATTCACCCTCACTCATCCACAAGTCTTGCAAGTTGGACGGAATGGATAACATTCCATTTCCGTCCACGGTGATTACAGTCCTTTTCATGCCATTCCCCCCATTGTCGGCATATGCCCCTTGATTCGACTTTCAAAAGCTGATATGTCATGCTCCAATTTAGTACTTGTCACCTTTGCGTAAATTTGTGTTGTGGCGATGTCCGTATGTCCCAGTATCTTGCTTACACTCTCTATCGGCATACCGTAGTTTAAAGCCAAAACTGCGAACGAATGCCGGGAGACATGAAATGAAATTCGCTTCTTGATGCCACACATTTTTGCCACTTTCTTTATACGCTTGTTTACCATGTCAAGTGAGCCAATATTAAACAAGTGCATATCTTTTCTCAATGGCTTGTAACGTTCAATTATCTGTATGGCTGCATCTATCAGTTTAATTTTGAATGGTACGCCTGTCTTTTGACGCTGAGAAACTATCCATGGAGACCCACTTATAATGGCAACATTGTCCTCTGTAAGATTCTTGATGTCAACGAAAGAGATACCTGTCCAACAACCAAACATAAACAAGTCTCTCGCAAAAGCAAAGTTGGGATTTTCCAACTCTATTCCTGCAAATATGTCCAATTCTTCCTCTGTCAAGAACTCACGCTCCTTGTGGTCTGGGTCAACGTGGTACATGGCAAACGGATTTCTCTGTATCTTGCCGTTGTAGTGTGCTGCCGTGACGATATGCTTCAATGGTATGGAGTATATCCAAATGGTAGATTGCGTGAGTCCAATGACATTCTTCAAATACAGACAAAAATCACGGATGAACTCCTCGGTAAGCTCATTCATGGACATATCGCTGCGCTTGTACTGAAATTTGATGAACTCGGCAACGTACTTTCTTACCGTCAGATACTTGCGGTAGGTTCGGACAGCTCGGTCTTTTCCCACGCGTTGGGCAAAGGCTGCGTTCTCCTTGTCAAAAGCTCTGAGTAATGTCTCATACTCCGTACCTATGCCTTGATATGCGTTTCTCACCATTTCAGCGGTAACGAACGCCTCACGGTCGGAAAGCCGTTGGTAATGCTTAGCGATTTGAGCCTTGATGTTATCAAGCGCAAAGTTCACCTCATTGGCTTCCTTGCTTCTGCCTTTGGCTCTGTTGCCCTTGGCATCCCATATCGCCTTGGTCACGCTCAGCTTGCAACTGAACTGTGCGATAGTTCCGTTGATTGTCACACGTCCCATGATAGGGACAATTCCGTTTCTCTCCTTGCTTCCGTTTACATAGAAGACTGTCTTGAATGTACTTCTCATAATTCCTTGCTTTTTGTTCTGTGCAAAATTAAATCATGAGAGTTGCATGGCAAATTCACAACCTGTGCAGAATTGAGAAGTAAAAACCGAAGCCGTTAAAAATGCTTATTAGAGCGTTTCTTTGAGGTAATGACTTGAAAGCGTTTCTACTTCTCAAATCCGCCATTTTCGCATTTCCTCACGAATGCCACAAAAAGCCAACGACTGCCACAACCACTTGAAACTCAAAACAAAAGCTCAAATCTGCTATTTTTTGCTTTTTTAGTCATTCTTTTTCCGAAAAACATCATAAAAAAGTGAAGGAGCTAAGACAAATGTTCTTGGCTCCTTCACTTTTTTCCTCCTAACCTATTTTATCTTATCGTTGAAATCGTGACATCTGAGAACTCGTTCATGTAATCAAGAATCTCCATGGTGTGGAAATCGCGCTTCGCCTTGATTTCTATGTTCGCTTCCAGGAATTCCTCCTTCGAGTAGCGGCGCTCTTTCAACTCATAGGAATGAACTTCCAGACCTTTCTGCTTGATTTGCCTGATAAATTCCTTCACGCTTTCACGAGATGGCGCGGTGAAGGTCAAGTCGATGGTAGTTGTTCCCAACTGTGGAATCCAGTAGTTCAATACTTCCAGTCCCAGCAACACCATCGCCGTGGTAATAGCTGCAGCCACATACATTCCCGTACCGCACGCCAGACCGATGGCTGCCGTCACCCACAAGCCTGCAGCAGTAGTCAATCCTCTCACCACGTTCTTCTGGAAGATAATCGTTCCGGCGCCCAGAAATCCAATGCCCGAAACCACCTGCGCAGCCACACGCGAAGAATCCTTTAAGTCAATTCCGAATCCATACTGGGAAACGACACAGAAAAGCGCACTTCCCAATGCCACGAGAAAGTGAGTACGGAAACCTGCCTCCTTGGCACGATATTCTCGCTCAATGCCTATCGCACCTCCTAAAAGCAGGGCGAGAGACAGACGAATGGTAAGATCAATATAGGTTGCATCCATATTATTGTCCTTTCTTTAATTAATCAACAAAAAAATCATTTAATTGCAAATATACAACTTTTCTTGGAAAGAAAGGCGAGAATTTCAAAAAAATAATGTATCTTTGCAACTGTTAGTGCCTATTTCGGCAATTTATTCACAAATACACATTTATTTATATA includes these proteins:
- a CDS encoding IS110 family transposase encodes the protein MDKELYIGVDVSKQTLDLAYYDGESIDWKKAHIKVSNNNAGFKKIGSWVAKVSKGFDIVLFCMEYTGLYTQNFRLWLEEKHYIYRMVEPRKMHRFEPDLDDGLRSLDRIKTDELDSFRIAIYCEQNHRKILRNPSKLPSPVYFKLKRLLAERKQTVKQSVLYKQQLHDICAYDTDLSVERKNGQLKTLNDALKGIDNEIDMYIKEDADISKNFSLLTSIPGIGRVVALETIVLTENFMAIDNPRKYACYIGVAPFKKESGTSVRKGSSVSKKGFKQAKADLSIACLVCMQHIPNIRDYWERKRKEKCSGIVFNAIKFKMILRMFAVIKRGTPYVETDNYRNGKNKQPGVN
- a CDS encoding site-specific integrase, coding for MRSTFKTVFYVNGSKERNGIVPIMGRVTINGTIAQFSCKLSVTKAIWDAKGNRAKGRSKEANEVNFALDNIKAQIAKHYQRLSDREAFVTAEMVRNAYQGIGTEYETLLRAFDKENAAFAQRVGKDRAVRTYRKYLTVRKYVAEFIKFQYKRSDMSMNELTEEFIRDFCLYLKNVIGLTQSTIWIYSIPLKHIVTAAHYNGKIQRNPFAMYHVDPDHKEREFLTEEELDIFAGIELENPNFAFARDLFMFGCWTGISFVDIKNLTEDNVAIISGSPWIVSQRQKTGVPFKIKLIDAAIQIIERYKPLRKDMHLFNIGSLDMVNKRIKKVAKMCGIKKRISFHVSRHSFAVLALNYGMPIESVSKILGHTDIATTQIYAKVTSTKLEHDISAFESRIKGHMPTMGGMA
- a CDS encoding MgtC/SapB family protein, giving the protein MDATYIDLTIRLSLALLLGGAIGIEREYRAKEAGFRTHFLVALGSALFCVVSQYGFGIDLKDSSRVAAQVVSGIGFLGAGTIIFQKNVVRGLTTAAGLWVTAAIGLACGTGMYVAAAITTAMVLLGLEVLNYWIPQLGTTTIDLTFTAPSRESVKEFIRQIKQKGLEVHSYELKERRYSKEEFLEANIEIKAKRDFHTMEILDYMNEFSDVTISTIR